The Methylococcus sp. Mc7 genomic sequence TCTCGGCCCTGGTGTTCGAGGCGGGCTGTCTCGCGCTGGCGGGCAAACCGGTCAAGGCGGTCCTGCTGGACGGCTCCGCCCTGTTGAGCGGCTGGCTGCTGGCGATGACGCTGCCGCCCTGGGCGCCGTGGTGGATCGGCGTGGTCGGTGCCGGCTTGGGCGTCGTGGTCGGCAAGCAGGTGTTCGGCGGTCTCGGCCAGAACCCGTTCAATCCGGCCATGCTGGCGCGGGTCGCCCTGCTGGTGGCGTTTCCGCTGGAAATGACCACCTGGGCGCTGCCTTCGCTGCCGTTTTCCTCGTCTGCGCCGGGGCTGTTCGACAGCCTGGCGATCACCTTCGCCGGCGCCCCGGCGGTGGATGGCATGACGGGGCCCACCCTGATCGGCAACTGGAAGACGGAACTTTCGCAGGGGCGGGGCTTGAGCGAATCGCTGGTTTCCGGCCATTACAACGTGGTGACGTCGATTCTCGGCTGGAAGGCGGGCAGCCTGGGCGAGACCTCGTCCCTGCTGGTGGCTTTGGGGGGACTCTGGCTGCTGAAAAAAAAGATCATCACTTGGCATATTCCCGTGTCCTTGCTGGCGACGCTGGCACTGCTGGCCAGCGTGTTCGCCTGGATCGACGGCGAACGCTATGCCGGTCCGGTCTTCCATCTCACTTCCGGCGCCGTGATGCTCGCGGCGTTCTTCATCGCCACCGACTACGTCACTTCGCCCAGCAGCCCCGCCGGGCAACTCGTATTCGGCGCGGGCTGCGGCCTGTTCATCTTCGTCATCCGCACCTGGGGGGCTTACCCGGAAGGCGCGGGGTTCTCGGTGCTGCTGATGAACGCGCTGACGCCCGTCATCGACCATTACGTGCGGCCGCGCATCTACGGCCGCGACCTCAAGGGCCGGCCGCTGGATCTGCCGGGAGGACGGCGATGAGCAGCATGGCGCCTGAAAACCTGCAGGCGGAGGCCGCCGGCCGGTGGGAGCGGCTGCGGCGGCGGTTCGACGACCTGGAGACTCTGCGCCAGCGGCTGGACTACCAGACCTGGCTGCTGGCCGCCGCCGGCCTGGTGGCCAGCCTGTTGCTGGGCCTGGGCGATCTGGCGACTCGGGGGCCCATCGAGCAGCGCCAGGCCGAGGACATGCGGGCGACGCTGGAGCAGGTGCTGCCACCCGATCTGCATGACAACGACCTGCTGCGCGATGTGAAAACGGTGTCCGACACCGGCTTGGGCGAGACTCGGGTGTATCTGGCGCGCAAGAACGGCGAGGTCACCGCGGTCGCCTTCAAGTTGTCCGCCACCGGCGGCTATTCCGGCCCGATCGCCCTGGTGATAGGCCTGAAGGCCGACGGTACGGTGCTCGGGGTCCGGGTGGTGGCCCATGCCGAAACGCCGGGGCTGGGCGACAAGATCGAAACCGCCAAGTCGGAGTGGATTCTGTCCTTTTCAGGCCGTTCGCTGGACAACACCTCGGACGAACGCTGGCGGGTCAAGAAGGACGGCGGCGATTTCGACCAGTTCGCCGGCGCCACCATCACCCCGCGCGCCGTGGTGGGCGGGGTGTTCAAGGGCCTGCAGTTCTTCCGGCGGCACCGGACCGAACTGGTGCCGCCCGCAACAGGAGGTCAACGATGAATCCGGAATTTCGCAAAATCACCCGCGACGGCCTGTGGGACAACAACATCGTCTTCAGCCAGAGCATCGGCCTGTGTCCGCTCCTGGCCGTCACCGGCACCGCGACCAACGGTCTCGGCATGGGACTGGCCACACTGGCGGTCATGGTCGTGTGCAACGTCCTGGTTTCCTGGGTACGCGTGCTGATTCCCCCGGAGATACGCATCCCGGTGTTCGTGGCGCTGATCGCCATGGTGGTGACGCTGGTGGACATGATGATGAACGCCTGGCTGCACGAGATGCACAAGGTGCTGGGCCTGTTCATCCCGCTGATCGTGACCAACTGTGCCATCCTGGGCCGGGTCGAGGCCTATGCTTCCCGCCATCCGGTGGCGCATGCGGCGATGGACGGGCTGATGATGGGACTGGGTTTCACCCTGGCCCTGGTGGTGCTGGGCGCGGCCCGCGAAGCGCTCGGCGCCGGTACCCTGTTCGCCAGCGCGCGTCTGCTGATGGGCGACTCCTTCGCCTGGCTGGAAACGACGTTCATCCACGACTACCGGGGATTCCTGCTGATGGCTCTGCCGCCGGGCGGATTCCTGATGCTCGGCTTCCTCCTGGCGGGAAAGAAACTGATCGACAAGCGTCTGGCCGCCCGCCAGCGCCGGTTGATCGCGGTGGGCGAAACGCTGGTGGAGACTTGAGGGAGGCGGCATGAACGTGGGGGTGTGCTATGCGGATTCCGACCGCCAGCTCTGGCTCCGGATGGAGATGCCGGATGAGAGCACGGTTGAACAGGCCATCCGCTACTCGGGCATTCTGGAACGGTTTCCGGAAATCGACCTGGGCGTCCAGAAAGTCGGCATCTTCGGCAAGCTGGTGAAACTGGACGCGCCGGTGAAGGAAGGCGACCGCATCGAGATCTATCGTGCGATCACCGCCGATCCCAAGACGGTGCGGCGCCGCAAGATCGCTTCCGACGACGATGATGACGACGACGATTGATGCCGACACCCGGCGCCGGGGCGAAGCCGTCTGCGCAAGGCTCCTGGACGAAATCGAGAAGTTGGGCATCGCGCCCGGCCGGCTTGCGCGGCTGCCCGCCTATGACCAGGCCGAGTTCGAATCCAGCAAAGACCCTTACAGCGGCGAGGAGACCCTCTGCGGCCATTGGCGCGACGCCCGCGGCCACAGCATCGGGCAGATGAAATTCCATGGCGACGGCTCGTTTTATGCCGAGTTCGACGTGGTCCTTCCGCACCCCACCGATCCGCGCTGGTTCGTGGAGGGCGTAACGGCCTGGGGCCGGGGCGATGCGATCAAGAGCGAGGCGAAGCTGCTGGAGACTCTGGGGGAGTGAAAAGCGTGCGAGTCATCGCACAAGAAGGGGGTCAAAGAAGGGGGTCAGGTCTTGCATATGAGCATGACGTTTTGCAAGACCTGACCCCTTCGCGTGACCTGACCCCTTCGCGTGCGCGGGAGAGCCGTGTGCGGGAAAACCGCCCGCACGGTTCGGAGGGCGGGGAGGCGAAAGCCTTCCCAACCCCTATCATCATCCAGGGCGGCTGGTCGGCATGAGCGGTTAGTCTGTTTTAGCCGAGAGTCGCTCGTCCTGCCATCCCCCTCCAAACGCCCGATACAGCGAAACCAGCGAAACCAGCGTTGCGGTCCGGGCTTTGACGTTTTTGTGAAGAAGGGGGTCAGGTCTTGCATATGAGCATGATGTTTTGCAAGACCTGACCCCTGCGTGTTTGACCCCTGCGTGTTCAGAAACGATCCTCACGGCGATTTGAAAGTCCCGTGAGGACTTTGTGATCACGCGCCCGGCATAGTGGCTCCGCGTCCGCCAAACCTGTTTCGGCGAGGCGACGTATTTGCCCAAGCCACTTCAAATCAGGAGTATCTGTCATGCGAAACACCCGTAACACCTCCCTTCCCTCAACCCCTTTCCACTCTCTGACCGGCGCGCTGTTGCTCGCCGGTTTGGGCCTCCTGTCTTCCAATGTCTATGCAACGGAGAACGAAGGGAGCCGCGACCTATTTATCCGCAGCGCCGTGGAAAACCCTACGGAAGATACCGTGAACCTGCCCCTTTATCGCGGCCGCAGCCAGGGGCAGACGGTCTGGTATGTGGTGCTGGACGCCTCCACCGGCACGGCGGCGGAAAAATACGGTGTCAACCGTGCCGACAAGCTGAAAAATGCCAGAGGCACGGCCGCGGTGCAGAAGGTCCGCCTCGTAGATGGCCTGATCGAGTTTCCGGCGACGGTGGATTTCAGACCGGAGCGCCTGGTGGTCCCCGGCCCATCTGGTTTTCCTCCTCTAGCCGTGCAGCCGGGCGCGGTCGGTCAACCCGGTTACAGCCCTTTGATTGAATTGCCGGATGGCACCATTCTCAATGCGCCGCATCTGGCCAACGATTCAGGGCAAGCGGACAAGGTGGTCGCGCTCGACACCGGGGCTCGCAGCGTGACGTACAAAGAAACGGAAGGGTATGCGAACGGCAAGGAGGTCTATTACGTCTCCACCGATGCCTCGGGCTTTACCGCCGCGGCGCTGGAAGGGGTGACTTTCGCGCCGCAGCTGGACGCCGCACCGTTCTTGGGCGGCGACGGCAGCAAATCCGCCCGCGCCGCGCTGGCCGCCTTCGTCAACGGCCAGACCGGCGCCGACAACCCGGAACGTCAGGGGCTCAACTCGGCCCTGCTGGATGGTCTCGACCCGCTCAACGTGATCGCCTGGACGCCGAATCAGGGTCGTTACAGCCCGCTTTGGGACGTGCATCTCGCCAAGTGGAGCGATGCCGCCGTGACCGATGGGCTGAACGTGATGCAGGAGGACTTCGGCGACATCCTCGGGCTGGCCCGGAAGGGTCTGGTGACCGCACCCGGTGGCGCGAAGTTCGGTCCGGCGGGCTTCATCGTCAACTGCCCGGTGGTCAGCCGGGTCAGGTGAGGCTCGGCCGCCTCGTTCGATCGCCGCCGGGCCGTCCGGCGGCGGT encodes the following:
- the rsxG gene encoding electron transport complex subunit RsxG, giving the protein MSSMAPENLQAEAAGRWERLRRRFDDLETLRQRLDYQTWLLAAAGLVASLLLGLGDLATRGPIEQRQAEDMRATLEQVLPPDLHDNDLLRDVKTVSDTGLGETRVYLARKNGEVTAVAFKLSATGGYSGPIALVIGLKADGTVLGVRVVAHAETPGLGDKIETAKSEWILSFSGRSLDNTSDERWRVKKDGGDFDQFAGATITPRAVVGGVFKGLQFFRRHRTELVPPATGGQR
- a CDS encoding electron transport complex subunit E is translated as MNPEFRKITRDGLWDNNIVFSQSIGLCPLLAVTGTATNGLGMGLATLAVMVVCNVLVSWVRVLIPPEIRIPVFVALIAMVVTLVDMMMNAWLHEMHKVLGLFIPLIVTNCAILGRVEAYASRHPVAHAAMDGLMMGLGFTLALVVLGAAREALGAGTLFASARLLMGDSFAWLETTFIHDYRGFLLMALPPGGFLMLGFLLAGKKLIDKRLAARQRRLIAVGETLVET
- a CDS encoding RnfABCDGE type electron transport complex subunit D, giving the protein MSLSISSAPFTRSDSQVQGIMAAVMLALVPATVFGLVIFGWPAFFLWAVTLLSALVFEAGCLALAGKPVKAVLLDGSALLSGWLLAMTLPPWAPWWIGVVGAGLGVVVGKQVFGGLGQNPFNPAMLARVALLVAFPLEMTTWALPSLPFSSSAPGLFDSLAITFAGAPAVDGMTGPTLIGNWKTELSQGRGLSESLVSGHYNVVTSILGWKAGSLGETSSLLVALGGLWLLKKKIITWHIPVSLLATLALLASVFAWIDGERYAGPVFHLTSGAVMLAAFFIATDYVTSPSSPAGQLVFGAGCGLFIFVIRTWGAYPEGAGFSVLLMNALTPVIDHYVRPRIYGRDLKGRPLDLPGGRR
- a CDS encoding RnfH family protein — encoded protein: MNVGVCYADSDRQLWLRMEMPDESTVEQAIRYSGILERFPEIDLGVQKVGIFGKLVKLDAPVKEGDRIEIYRAITADPKTVRRRKIASDDDDDDDD